TTCTGCCCCCGGTACTTGTAAGCGTGCTTGTACCCCTGTCAGCCCCCCAAACCAAACCAAGTCTAGGTCACCCACCTTAAAGGCAGTCACGGCTGCTGTGTAATCGGTCACAGGCTTGTATTGGACCGGAACACTCAACTCTTTACTTAGGTAATCTGCTAACTTGCCATACAGCCGTTGTAGCTTCTCTGGGTCTTGATCTGGGATGGCTCCCGCCACCAATGGCTGAACCTTACCACTGGCATTTGGCGCAGGCACGGTTGAATTGGGCTGAGGTGAGCAAGACCCTAGGGGCAGTAACAAAAGTAATAAACCAATCAGACCAGCTTTTTGCATACACCTTCCATCTCTTCTAGATTGCACCAGACCAGAAAAGATGATAATCCGAATTTACGGTCAACCTCATCGTTGGCGTAGTTTCTAGCTGAACGGCGTACTTTTAGCTAGAGGGCAGCGTTTGCACAAAGTCGAACAAACGGTGAGCCATTTCTAGCTTGCTGCATTGCGGCACAGGAACCCGGCGACCGTGAGCATCGAGCAAAACTGCTTGATTGGTATCGGTGCCAAAACCACTATTAGGCTGATCAACCGGATTGGCTGCGATCGCGTCTAATTTTTTCCGTCGCAGTTTATCTAAGGCAGGGGTGACAATATCTCCCGTCTGAGCGGCAAAGCCAATCAAACGTTGGTGCGGTTGCTTGAGTGTGCCCAACTCGGCGGCGATGTCGGGCACTGAGGCTAACGGTAGGGTAGACGGGAGCGATCGCTTTGGCAGTTTCTCCGCGTGATATTCAGCGGGCTTAACATCGGCTACCGCTGCTGACATCACAATCCAATCTGCATTGGGTAAGCATTCCAGTAAAGCTTGACGCATTTCCTCGGCACTGACAACTGGGAGCGATCGCACTCCTGCAAAACCTCTCTCACCTACCCCAGTTAGAGGAGCATGCACAAGCGTCACGTCAGCACCTCGATGTAGAGCCGCCTGGGCTAATGCCAAGCCCATTTTGCCTGTAGAAGGATTGCCAATAAAGCGAACGGGGTCCAGATGCTCGCGGGTACCCCCAGCACTAATCAAAATCTGCTTGCCAGCTAAATCTCGCTGACCCTGGGTATGCAGCAGGGAAAGTAAGTGCGGCAAAATCTCTTCCGGTTCTGCCATCCGCCCTGCCCCCACGCGATCGCAAGCTAACAGCCCTGCTCCTGGCCCAACCGTGTGATAGCGCGGGTCAGCTTGAATCTGCTGCCAATTTCGTTGGACTGCCTGCTGCTCCCACATATCTGTGTTCATCGCTGGAGCGAGTAGAACTGGGCAGGCAGAAGCCAGAACCGTGTTCGTGAGTAAGTTATCTGCTAAACCGTAGACCAGCTTGGCTAGAGTGTTGGCAGTGAGGGGAGCCAACAGCAATACTTCAGCCCATTCACCCAACTCAATATGCAATGGGCGACCGTGTACAGGCTGCCAAAAATCTTGATCAGTATAAGCAGGATAACGGGACAGCGTGGCAAACGTCAGGGGAGTGACAAATGCTTGCGCCGACTGAGTCAGAATCACTCTGACTTCTGCACCTGCTTTGGCGAGGCTAGAAACCACCTCACAAATTTTGTAAGCAGCGATGCCCCCACTGATGCCAATTAAGACTCGTTTACCTTGAAGCATGAATTGATTGACTGGAACTGACCTCTCCCCCATCCCCTCTCCTAGAAGGAGAGGGGTGCCGCAGGCGGAGTGAGGTTTGATTTTAGCTAAATCACAACTCTAGGCTTCGTCGTAGGCTTCTAAGTCCAGTAGGTGCATATAGGGTTCAATCAGTTCAGGACGCTGAAAGGCGATCGCCCGGAGGAGATGCCAATCATTCAACCCATCGAACGGATTGGTATAACTATCCTGCTCCAAACGTGTTGCCAAATCTGCAACATCAGACTCGGTCAACGCTTCAATTTCTCGGCTCGAAATACTTAACGTAGTCATGGCTCGCCCCTCCCGTCAGCAGCACCAGCATGTAGTGGATAGCTTGATCCAAGTACCCCTCTATACTACTGAGTTCAGTCAGTATACCCGTCAAACTTTATAAGAAGTTTTTGCACGATTCTGTGACAGGACTTGAAGCACAAACGTCCGCATGAGCTGCAACACTTCTGGGCGAATATCATGTCCCATCTGAAATTCTTGATATTGCACGGAGGCTCCCAGTGCCAATAGTCGATCTCTAGCATCTCGCGCAGCACTGAGAGGAACAACGGTATCTTCTAAGCCATGCGCCATAAATACAGGTGGAAAGGTATCATTTTTGGGTTGTGCAGATTGATGCCAGTAACCACTGAGGGACACTAAGCCTGCCAAAGGCAAATTTAGACCGACATCTAATGTCATTGCGCCACCCTGAGAGAAACCAGCCAAAACAGTTCTGGCTAGTGGCACGCCTGTCTTACCTTCTAACGACAAGAGCCAATCACTCAGAGCTTGGCGACTTTCTTCCAGACCAGTCCCGGCGGCAACTGGGAAGGTTGGGGTTTGACCAAAGCTATACCACATTCGCCCAGAAGGCGGGTTGTAGGGATGAGGCAATGGCCCATCTGGACAGAGAAATTGACAATTGGACAAATTCAGTAGGGGCAGTAAAGATGCTACATCTTGAGCATTTGCACCCCAGCCGTGTAACACCACGATCAGTCCTTCGGGTGTTTGACCTGTCGTGGGTGGAATTGAAATGGCCTGTAGACTCAAAGCGGCTCCTTATAAGATTGCGCTAACTTGCGATCGCTGCCTTGACGATCATAATGATGCATCGGTGCAAATTCCATTTATCCTGAGTAAGGCTAGTTTTCTGGCTGTTTGTGCACTAGGGGAGATTTCGGCGTCATGGCGCGTCTAGCACTGCTGAGTACATCGGATAAAACAGGTCTAATTGATCTGGCTCACAGCTTAGTAGAAGAATTTGGGTTTGAACTAATCAGCAGTGGTGGCACCGCTCAAGCAATCAAAGACGCTGGGCTGCCTGTAACCAAAGTATCGGATTACACCGGATTTCCGGAAATTTTGGGTGGACGAGTCAAGACATTACAACCTCGGATTCATGGTGGCATTTTGGCGCGGCGAGATGTGGCCCAAGATTTGGCGGATTTGGAGGCGCACCAGATTCGCCCCATCGATCTAGTTGTGGTGAATCTTTATCCGTTTGAGCAAACGATCGCTAAACCAGGCGTGACGTTAGCCGAAGCGATCGAGCAGATTGATATTGGTGGGCCAGCGATGTTGCGAGCTTCCGCCAAAAACCACGCTCACCTGACGGTACTGTGCGATCCTGCTCAATACAACACATACCTGCAAGAACTACGCCAGAACAACGGCGATGCGTCTCTGGAATTCCGTCGAGCTTGCGCCTTGCAGGCTTTCCAACACACGGCTGCTTATGACCAAGCGATCGCCACTTATCTCAGCCAAGTCAGCGCCCCAGAGGGTGAATCTACCGAGCTACCTCAGCAGTTCTCCCTCTCTGGGCAGCAGTTGCAACCGCTACGCTACGGCGAAAACCCTCACCAACCTGCGGCTTGGTACCAAAGTGGAGCTGCCGCGACGGGCTGGGCCGCAGCGACTAAACTCCAGGGCAAAGAACTCAGCTACAACAACTTGGTAGACCTCGAAGCAGCACGACGGATTATTGCTGAATTTACTGACGCTCAAAGCCCTGCGGCTGCCACCATCATTAAGCACAACAACCCTTGTGGGACTGCCTTGGGCAACAGCTTGGTAGAAGCCTATCAAAAAGCCTTCAATGCTGATTCCACTTCGGCGTTTGGTGGCATTGTGGCCCTGAACCGACCGATTGACGCAGCGACTGCCACTGAACTCACCAAAACATTCTTGGAATGTGTCGTTGCCCCTGGCTGCGATGCAGAAGCCCAAGAAATCCTGGGTGCCAAGTCGAAAGTTCGAGTTCTAACCCTGCCAGATTTACGGAGCGGTGCCAAGGATAATGTCAAAGCGATCGCCGGAGGCTTCCTGGTTCAAGCCTCTGATGATGCCGTAGAAGACCCGACGCAATGGCAAGTGGTAACAGAGCGCAAACCCACTGATGAGCAGCTCGAAGAATTGTTGTTCGCCTGGAAAGTCTGTAAGCACGTCAAGTCCAACGCCATTGTGGTGACCCGCGATCGCACCACATTAGGAGTGGGTGCAGGCCAAATGAACCGCGTTGGTTCCGTCAAAATTGCCCTAGAGCAAGCAGGCGAAAAAGTCCAAGGAGCGACCCTAGCTAGTGATGGCTTCTTCCCCTTCGATGACTCCGTGCGAACTGCTGCCGCCGCTGGCATTGTGGCGATCGCTCAACCGGGTGGCAGCATGCGTGACCAAGACTCCATTCAAGCTGCTAATGAGCTAGGCATCATCATGGTCTTGACAGGCGTGCGCCACTTCCTGCACTAAGCACCAACCTCTAATACTGCCTCTTATGTCCCCTTCCCTTGCAGGGAAGGGGCTAGGGGTTAGGTGCTTCACTCCGCTCCCGATTGTTTCAGCAATCGCACCACCTGATCAAATCCATTAAATTCAGCGATCATTAAAGCCGTGTAACCCCCTCGATTTTTGAGGTTGACATCGGCTCCAGCCTTGAGAAGCGTCTGGACGGCATCCACTCGTCCCCGATGCGCTGCCCACATTAGAGCCGTTGCTCCCGCTTGGTCTTGCAGATTGGCGTCTGCTCCTTTGTGGAGTAATTCCTGCATGATATCGACGTAATCGCGATCGCAAGCTTTCATTAAAGGCGTTTTGCCATCATCACCTTGAATATTGGCATCGGCACCATGAGACAGCAAGACTTGAACCACTGGCGTATGACCGCGCATCGTGGCAATGCTCAAAGCCGTTTCCCCAAAGTTTCTCGCCGCCACATCCGCTCCATGACGTAGTAGAGCGATCGCAATCTCGCGATAGCCATGAATCGCTGACACCATCAAGGGCGTGTCTCCTAACCGATTACGGGTTTGGCAATCTGCGCCTCGACTCAGCAACAACTCCACCATTTCGGTGTGCCCTTCAACCACCGCTAAGTTCAAGGCTGTCTCGTACTCTTGATCCCTGGCGTTAATGTCAGCTCCCGCATTGAGTAAAGCAGTCGCGATCGTGGTTTCTCCACCAGCCGCCGCAGCCATCAGCGCTGTAGCCCCCTGGCGGTTCTTAGCGTTTACCTCTGTACCTTGAGCTAGCAGGGCTTCAACCACTGGCAAATGCCCTTGATCAGCCGCCAAGGTCAGAGCAGTTTCTCCCTCACCATCTTGAGCATTGGCATTTGCACCTTGGGCTAACAACCCTTGCACCACATCTACAAAGCCTAGTTCTGCCGCTTGCATCAAAGCTGTTCTGCCGTCTGGAGTTTTGCCATCGATCGCTGCTCCCTGCTCGACCAAAACTCTGACAATTGCTACCTGATTTTCACTAGCTGCTAATGTTAGAGCCGTTTCACCATGACTAGTCTGGTTAGCATCAGCTCCCGCTCTTAGCAACGCTTGAACCACGGCTATATGCCCTTGAGCCACTGCCAGATTCAGCGCTGTATCCTCATCTTTATCCTGCACATTGGGCTTTGCACCTGCTTGTAGCAAGAGTTGCACCGTGGGGGTGTGGCCTTTCAGTGCTGCCGCCATCAACGCGGTACTCCCATCATCGTTGCGAGCATTCACATCCGCACCGTGAGCCAACAGAGTTTGCACGCTATCCACTTGGTTATTGGCTGCGGCCAACATCAAGGCTGTAATGCCAAACCTAGCTCTGACCGCGTTGACCTCTGCTCCTGCCTCCAAGAGCGATCGCACAATTTCTGTGTAGCCACTTTGAGCTGCAAACATTAAAGCTGTCGTGCCATCTTTATCTTTGGCATCAGCAGTCACGCCATCCGCTAGCAAAGCTTGGACCTGACGGACATCACCCCGTCTAACCGCCTGAAGAAATGCAAGATTGTTAGCAGCGGTCATTTTTCGGCATTACCCCGTTCAAAACGTAAATTTTCTATCAGTAGAGAGTTGACTATTATGCTAACTTTTATGAAGTCCTTAGCCAATCCTTAGATTCCCCTGAGCACACTATGAGCTTTGAGATTCCTGCATCGACAAAATTCTGGCTCAACTTTCTACATCCCATCATGATGTGGGTTCTGTTAGCGATCGCCCTTTACGCAACCTACTTAGGCTTCCAATGGCGACGGACGCGTAAAGCCGAGGGGGATGAGAAAAAAGAGCTGGTCAAAGGTAGATTTAACGTTCGCCACTACCAATTTGGCTCACTTATGCTAGCTGTTATGGTAATTGGCACCTTAGGTGGCATGGCTGTCACTTACATTAACAATGGCAAGTTGTTCGTCGGCCCTCACCTCTTGGCAGGATTAGGCATGACCGGGATGATTGCGGTCTCTGCGTCTCTCAGTCCTTTGATGCAAAAAGGCAATGACTTGGCTCGCTACACCCACATTGCTATTAATATCGTGCTCCTAGGACTGTTTAGCTGGCAAGCAGTTACCGGGGTGCAAATTGTTCAACGTATTTTGAGCCCTGAAAGCTAGTTCCTGCAATCGAATTTTGCTACGTTAACTCAAAAACTCCACAAAAAAAGGGGCACAAGTTGCCCCTTTTGCATATCTTTTACAAGATTAAACTAATACAGGATTGAACTAAGCAGATTTTCGCTTGAAGTGCTTGGGGAATGGTACCCCAATTTCGTTATGAAAGTCTTCTTGCACTTTATAAGTAAGGCG
This region of Trichocoleus desertorum NBK24 genomic DNA includes:
- the coaBC gene encoding bifunctional phosphopantothenoylcysteine decarboxylase/phosphopantothenate--cysteine ligase CoaBC translates to MLQGKRVLIGISGGIAAYKICEVVSSLAKAGAEVRVILTQSAQAFVTPLTFATLSRYPAYTDQDFWQPVHGRPLHIELGEWAEVLLLAPLTANTLAKLVYGLADNLLTNTVLASACPVLLAPAMNTDMWEQQAVQRNWQQIQADPRYHTVGPGAGLLACDRVGAGRMAEPEEILPHLLSLLHTQGQRDLAGKQILISAGGTREHLDPVRFIGNPSTGKMGLALAQAALHRGADVTLVHAPLTGVGERGFAGVRSLPVVSAEEMRQALLECLPNADWIVMSAAVADVKPAEYHAEKLPKRSLPSTLPLASVPDIAAELGTLKQPHQRLIGFAAQTGDIVTPALDKLRRKKLDAIAANPVDQPNSGFGTDTNQAVLLDAHGRRVPVPQCSKLEMAHRLFDFVQTLPSS
- a CDS encoding DUF2555 domain-containing protein — protein: MTTLSISSREIEALTESDVADLATRLEQDSYTNPFDGLNDWHLLRAIAFQRPELIEPYMHLLDLEAYDEA
- a CDS encoding alpha/beta hydrolase; the encoded protein is MSLQAISIPPTTGQTPEGLIVVLHGWGANAQDVASLLPLLNLSNCQFLCPDGPLPHPYNPPSGRMWYSFGQTPTFPVAAGTGLEESRQALSDWLLSLEGKTGVPLARTVLAGFSQGGAMTLDVGLNLPLAGLVSLSGYWHQSAQPKNDTFPPVFMAHGLEDTVVPLSAARDARDRLLALGASVQYQEFQMGHDIRPEVLQLMRTFVLQVLSQNRAKTSYKV
- the purH gene encoding bifunctional phosphoribosylaminoimidazolecarboxamide formyltransferase/IMP cyclohydrolase, translated to MARLALLSTSDKTGLIDLAHSLVEEFGFELISSGGTAQAIKDAGLPVTKVSDYTGFPEILGGRVKTLQPRIHGGILARRDVAQDLADLEAHQIRPIDLVVVNLYPFEQTIAKPGVTLAEAIEQIDIGGPAMLRASAKNHAHLTVLCDPAQYNTYLQELRQNNGDASLEFRRACALQAFQHTAAYDQAIATYLSQVSAPEGESTELPQQFSLSGQQLQPLRYGENPHQPAAWYQSGAAATGWAAATKLQGKELSYNNLVDLEAARRIIAEFTDAQSPAAATIIKHNNPCGTALGNSLVEAYQKAFNADSTSAFGGIVALNRPIDAATATELTKTFLECVVAPGCDAEAQEILGAKSKVRVLTLPDLRSGAKDNVKAIAGGFLVQASDDAVEDPTQWQVVTERKPTDEQLEELLFAWKVCKHVKSNAIVVTRDRTTLGVGAGQMNRVGSVKIALEQAGEKVQGATLASDGFFPFDDSVRTAAAAGIVAIAQPGGSMRDQDSIQAANELGIIMVLTGVRHFLH
- a CDS encoding ankyrin repeat domain-containing protein, with the protein product MTAANNLAFLQAVRRGDVRQVQALLADGVTADAKDKDGTTALMFAAQSGYTEIVRSLLEAGAEVNAVRARFGITALMLAAANNQVDSVQTLLAHGADVNARNDDGSTALMAAALKGHTPTVQLLLQAGAKPNVQDKDEDTALNLAVAQGHIAVVQALLRAGADANQTSHGETALTLAASENQVAIVRVLVEQGAAIDGKTPDGRTALMQAAELGFVDVVQGLLAQGANANAQDGEGETALTLAADQGHLPVVEALLAQGTEVNAKNRQGATALMAAAAGGETTIATALLNAGADINARDQEYETALNLAVVEGHTEMVELLLSRGADCQTRNRLGDTPLMVSAIHGYREIAIALLRHGADVAARNFGETALSIATMRGHTPVVQVLLSHGADANIQGDDGKTPLMKACDRDYVDIMQELLHKGADANLQDQAGATALMWAAHRGRVDAVQTLLKAGADVNLKNRGGYTALMIAEFNGFDQVVRLLKQSGAE
- a CDS encoding DUF4079 domain-containing protein: MSFEIPASTKFWLNFLHPIMMWVLLAIALYATYLGFQWRRTRKAEGDEKKELVKGRFNVRHYQFGSLMLAVMVIGTLGGMAVTYINNGKLFVGPHLLAGLGMTGMIAVSASLSPLMQKGNDLARYTHIAINIVLLGLFSWQAVTGVQIVQRILSPES